In Plasmodium chabaudi chabaudi strain AS genome assembly, chromosome: 10, a single genomic region encodes these proteins:
- a CDS encoding exosome complex component RRP4, putative, translated as MDLIVITPYDEELDDIEELNNKILALEMIKHNKSNVNKNADNSCPNIKKLVLPGESVLEKKDKARFLKGSGLYEEEENFCACILGSVNYINKLVYVEPLRGKYTGSVGDLLVGKIKDINNDKWVVEIGSYCRALLSITQTNISLFSQRIRLYNDVINMINIYKPNDVIACEVQRILTDGCIVLHTRSSIYGKLSNGILITVPQTLVQNQKKHIFVFPCNVQIILGMNGFIWISSPIKKSKDTNPNSIDENIEGNKFEEVDDTTRKNISIISNIIKLLAKYHININYDIITKIYMQYTSNKSNTPSYILKPYVSDSYLFSYLENFTK; from the coding sequence ATGGATTTAATTGTCATTACGCCCTATGATGAAGAACTGGATGATATCGAAGagttaaataataaaatattggctcttgaaatgataaaacataataagtcaaatgtaaataaaaatgcagATAATTCATGCcctaatataaaaaagttagTGTTACCAGGTGAATCAgtattagaaaaaaaagataaagcCAGATTCTTAAAGGGAAGTGGGTTGtatgaagaagaagaaaattttTGTGCATGTATATTGGGAAgtgtaaattatataaataaattagtaTATGTAGAACCATTGCGAGGGAAATATACAGGTTCAGTAGGTGATTTATTAgttggaaaaataaaagatataaataatgataaatggGTTGTAGAAATAGGATCATATTGTAGGGCCCTATTATCAATAACACAAACTAATATAAGTTTGTTTAGTCAAAGAATACGATTATATAATgatgttataaatatgattaatatatataaacccAATGATGTCATTGCATGTGAAGTTCAAAGAATATTAACAGATGGCTGTATTGTTTTACATACTAGATCATCTATATATGGTAAATTATCGAATGGAATTTTAATTACAGTTCCACAAACATTAGTACAAAATCAGAAGAAGCACATATTTGTATTCCCATGTAATgtacaaataattttaggAATGAATGGATTCATTTGGATTTCTTCtccaattaaaaaatcgaaaGACACAAACCCAAACAGTATCgatgaaaatattgaagGGAATAAATTTGAAGAGGTAGATGATACTActcgaaaaaatattagtatcattagtaatattattaaattattagccaaatatcatattaatattaattatgatattattactaaaatatatatgcaatataCTTCGAATAAAAGCAATACACCcagttatattttaaagccATATGTATCTGATTCTTATCTATTTAGTTATTTAGAGAATTTTACTAAGTAA